Proteins encoded together in one Peribacillus asahii window:
- the hisH gene encoding imidazole glycerol phosphate synthase subunit HisH produces the protein MIGIIDYGMGNLFSVTKGLERLEAQSFISNNPEELAKASGLILPGVGSFRDAMNLLKETGLDTFVKQYVANGGYLLGICLGMQLLFDESEENGPAEGLSLIPGKVVRFTGEDNGEKYKVPHMGWNRLSFNQSSPLLKGLEEDYVYFVHSYYAQTDASFVTASADYHVAVPAIVGSGNVFGMQFHPEKSGQMGMSLLRNYLALVEGKDQA, from the coding sequence ATGATTGGTATTATTGATTATGGGATGGGAAATTTATTTTCCGTTACGAAAGGATTGGAACGTCTTGAAGCACAGTCCTTTATTTCAAATAATCCGGAAGAGTTAGCGAAAGCAAGCGGACTGATTCTGCCAGGTGTAGGTTCATTTCGTGACGCAATGAATTTGTTAAAAGAAACAGGGCTAGATACGTTTGTTAAACAATATGTGGCGAATGGCGGTTATTTATTAGGAATTTGCCTTGGCATGCAGCTATTGTTTGATGAGAGCGAAGAAAATGGTCCAGCAGAAGGCCTATCGTTGATTCCTGGGAAAGTTGTTCGTTTTACTGGAGAGGACAATGGTGAGAAGTATAAAGTGCCTCACATGGGTTGGAACCGCCTTTCTTTTAATCAATCTTCACCATTATTAAAAGGGTTAGAAGAAGACTATGTGTACTTTGTTCATTCTTATTATGCACAGACGGATGCAAGCTTTGTTACAGCTTCAGCCGATTATCATGTGGCAGTTCCCGCGATTGTGGGCAGCGGCAATGTGTTCGGGATGCAGTTTCACCCAGAAAAGAGCGGACAAATGGGGATGTCGTTATTAAGAAATTATTTGGCGTTAGTGGAAGGGAAGGATCAGGCATGA
- the hisA gene encoding 1-(5-phosphoribosyl)-5-[(5-phosphoribosylamino)methylideneamino]imidazole-4-carboxamide isomerase: protein MSEFKIYPAIDMRGGKCVRLIQGDYNQETVYGDSPFDMAKNFADQGAEWIHMVDLDGAKEGSRINDAYVIQAAKELGAKIQIGGGIRTEADIATYLDNGVERVILGSTAVSDPAFTKDMIRKYGKHIAIGIDAKDGLVATHGWLQTSETLAIELGKALADAGAETFIVTDIATDGMLSGPNVQGVVAMAEATGKGVIASGGISSLDDLAALQNYEKSGIIGAIIGKAIYTNRFTVKEALEKVRG from the coding sequence ATGAGCGAGTTCAAGATTTATCCAGCCATTGATATGCGCGGTGGCAAATGTGTACGTTTAATTCAAGGAGATTATAATCAAGAAACGGTTTATGGCGATTCTCCTTTTGATATGGCGAAAAACTTTGCAGACCAAGGAGCAGAGTGGATACATATGGTGGACCTTGATGGGGCTAAAGAGGGCAGCCGTATTAATGATGCGTATGTGATTCAAGCAGCGAAAGAATTAGGAGCAAAAATTCAAATCGGCGGCGGTATTCGGACGGAAGCGGATATTGCTACGTATCTTGATAACGGAGTCGAGCGTGTTATTTTAGGAAGTACAGCGGTTTCGGACCCTGCTTTTACAAAAGACATGATTCGTAAGTATGGAAAGCATATTGCCATTGGAATTGATGCAAAAGATGGCCTTGTTGCAACGCATGGCTGGCTTCAAACATCTGAAACATTAGCGATTGAACTTGGAAAAGCATTAGCGGATGCTGGTGCCGAAACATTTATTGTAACGGATATTGCAACAGACGGCATGTTGTCTGGTCCGAATGTACAAGGTGTTGTGGCGATGGCAGAAGCGACAGGAAAAGGGGTTATTGCTTCTGGCGGGATTAGTTCATTGGATGACTTGGCGGCTCTTCAAAACTATGAAAAGAGTGGTATTATCGGTGCCATTATCGGAAAAGCAATTTATACGAATCGCTTTACAGTAAAAGAAGCACTAGAAAA